One region of Chitinophaga varians genomic DNA includes:
- a CDS encoding helix-turn-helix domain-containing protein: MKSSVKLFTNFEYKKSFLPGVSRQVLFNDAQLQVYRIENYLRNIVIPVPPYRTSFNFLLFVTKGTIVQQLEVSSYKLEANSVLLIKQGSITATLEISPDATGFFIVYENEIINRLSLNNSLLNFFFATPFVTLPAKAVKWLAHLSALLEEELSLINGSMEICVPLFRALLNKILLHESPRPVALNRSLDISLRFREKVQRHHLREKTVEYYARQLNISENYLNKCVKEATGKPPKQWINEISILHSQILLQDPARDIASIAFELNYQSASYFTRLFKQVTGLSPSAYRKKIKVS; encoded by the coding sequence ATGAAATCATCAGTTAAGTTATTCACCAATTTCGAATACAAAAAATCCTTCCTCCCGGGCGTATCCAGGCAGGTGCTGTTCAACGATGCGCAGTTGCAGGTATACCGCATTGAAAACTATCTGCGCAACATTGTCATTCCCGTGCCTCCCTACCGCACGTCGTTCAATTTCCTGCTCTTCGTTACCAAAGGCACTATTGTTCAACAGCTGGAGGTATCTTCCTATAAACTGGAAGCCAACTCTGTGCTGCTGATCAAACAGGGAAGCATCACCGCGACACTTGAAATATCACCGGATGCCACCGGCTTTTTTATTGTTTATGAAAATGAAATCATCAACCGGCTGTCGCTCAACAACAGCCTGCTTAATTTTTTCTTTGCCACTCCTTTTGTGACGCTGCCTGCCAAAGCGGTGAAATGGCTGGCACACCTCAGCGCGCTGCTGGAAGAGGAACTAAGCCTCATCAACGGCTCCATGGAAATATGTGTGCCGCTGTTCCGCGCCCTGCTCAATAAAATACTGCTGCACGAATCGCCACGGCCGGTGGCGCTCAATCGCAGCCTCGACATATCCCTGCGCTTCCGGGAAAAAGTACAACGCCATCATCTCCGGGAAAAAACAGTGGAGTATTATGCCCGGCAACTTAATATCTCGGAAAACTATCTTAATAAATGTGTGAAAGAGGCCACCGGCAAACCACCCAAACAATGGATCAACGAAATCAGCATCCTGCACAGCCAGATCCTCCTGCAAGACCCTGCCCGCGATATCGCCAGCATCGCCTTTGAGCTCAACTACCAGTCGGCCTCCTACTTCACCCGCCTGTTCAAACAGGTCACCGGTCTCTCTCCTTCTGCCTACCGTAAAAAGATCAAAGTCAGTTAA
- the ureA gene encoding urease subunit gamma: MHLTPRETEKLLLHLAGELAAKRKARGLKLNYPEAIALISSELLEAARDGRSVADLMQYGATILTREDVMEGIPEMIHDVQIEATFPDGTKLVTVHQPIR; encoded by the coding sequence ATGCATTTAACACCGCGAGAAACGGAAAAACTGTTGCTTCATCTGGCTGGGGAACTGGCTGCCAAACGCAAAGCACGTGGACTGAAACTCAATTACCCGGAAGCGATCGCCCTTATCAGCAGCGAACTGCTGGAAGCCGCACGGGATGGCCGGTCCGTTGCAGACCTGATGCAGTACGGCGCTACTATCCTCACCCGGGAAGACGTTATGGAAGGCATTCCTGAAATGATCCATGACGTACAGATTGAAGCCACCTTTCCGGACGGCACTAAACTCGTCACCGTTCACCAGCCTATCCGTTAA
- the ureC gene encoding urease subunit alpha, translating into MSLIINREQYVNMYGPTTGDKVRLGDTDIIIEIEKDFNHYGDESKFGGGKTVRDGMAQSSTATRDQGVLDMVITNVVLIDHWGIVKGDLGIKDGKIVGFGQAGNPDTMDGVERNMVIGASTEVHGGNGLIATAGGIDTHIHFISPQQIETALFSGITTMIGGGTGPADGTNATTVTPGKWYIAKMLQAADDFPMNLGFFGKGNCSTEAPIAEQVEAGALGVKIHEDWGATPAVIDASLNVADKYDVQVAIHTDTLNEAGFLEDTINAINGRVIHTFHTEGAGGGHAPDIIKAAMYPNVLPASTNPTRPYTVNTIDEHLDMLMVCHHLSKSIPEDVAFADSRIRPETIAAEDILHDMGVFSIMSSDSQAMGRVGEVVIRTWQTADKMKKQRGFLDEDATAQSDNFRAKRYVAKYTINPAIAHGIDEYVGSVEPGKIADIVLWKPALFGAKPEMIIKGGMIIAAKMGDPNASIPTPQPVILRTMFGAHGRAMHQTCATFVSKASLEKGIVAEYGLQKMVLPVSGCRNISKKDLIHNDKTPEITVNPENYEVRVDGVHITCEPVDTVPLAQRYFLF; encoded by the coding sequence ATGAGCCTGATCATCAACAGAGAGCAATATGTAAATATGTACGGTCCTACCACGGGCGACAAAGTTCGTTTAGGCGACACCGATATCATCATCGAAATAGAAAAAGATTTTAACCACTACGGTGATGAAAGCAAATTCGGCGGCGGCAAAACCGTTCGCGACGGCATGGCCCAGTCCAGCACCGCTACCCGCGACCAGGGCGTACTGGACATGGTGATCACCAATGTGGTGCTGATCGACCACTGGGGCATCGTGAAAGGCGACCTCGGCATCAAAGACGGCAAAATTGTCGGCTTCGGCCAGGCCGGCAACCCTGACACTATGGACGGCGTGGAACGTAACATGGTGATCGGCGCCTCCACAGAAGTACATGGCGGCAACGGCCTCATTGCCACTGCCGGCGGCATCGATACGCATATCCACTTCATCAGCCCGCAACAGATAGAAACAGCGCTCTTCAGCGGCATCACCACCATGATCGGCGGTGGTACCGGTCCGGCTGACGGCACCAACGCCACCACCGTTACCCCTGGTAAATGGTACATCGCCAAAATGTTACAGGCGGCCGACGACTTCCCGATGAACCTCGGCTTCTTCGGCAAAGGCAACTGCTCCACGGAAGCGCCTATCGCCGAACAGGTGGAGGCGGGCGCACTGGGCGTGAAAATACATGAGGACTGGGGCGCTACGCCTGCTGTGATAGACGCATCCCTCAACGTAGCAGATAAATACGATGTGCAGGTAGCTATCCATACCGATACGCTCAATGAAGCCGGTTTCCTGGAAGACACCATCAACGCCATCAACGGCCGCGTGATCCACACCTTCCACACAGAAGGCGCCGGCGGCGGTCACGCTCCGGACATCATCAAGGCAGCGATGTATCCCAACGTGCTCCCGGCTTCCACCAACCCTACCCGGCCCTATACTGTCAACACCATCGATGAACACCTCGATATGCTGATGGTATGCCACCACCTGAGCAAAAGCATCCCGGAAGACGTGGCCTTCGCCGATTCCCGCATCCGTCCGGAAACCATTGCTGCGGAAGATATCCTGCACGATATGGGCGTGTTCAGCATCATGAGCTCCGACTCACAGGCAATGGGACGTGTAGGCGAGGTCGTTATCCGCACCTGGCAGACCGCCGACAAAATGAAAAAACAACGCGGCTTCCTCGACGAAGATGCGACGGCACAAAGCGACAACTTCCGCGCTAAAAGGTACGTGGCCAAATACACCATCAATCCGGCCATTGCACATGGCATCGATGAATATGTAGGTTCTGTGGAACCGGGAAAAATCGCCGATATCGTGCTGTGGAAACCTGCCCTCTTCGGCGCTAAACCGGAAATGATCATCAAAGGCGGTATGATCATCGCGGCTAAAATGGGCGACCCCAATGCGTCCATCCCTACGCCGCAACCGGTCATCCTGCGTACCATGTTCGGCGCCCACGGCCGCGCTATGCACCAGACCTGTGCCACCTTCGTCTCCAAAGCGTCCCTTGAAAAAGGTATCGTAGCGGAATATGGCCTGCAGAAAATGGTGCTGCCCGTATCCGGTTGCCGCAACATCTCCAAAAAAGACCTGATACATAACGATAAAACACCAGAGATCACCGTCAACCCCGAAAACTACGAGGTACGGGTAGATGGCGTGCATATCACCTGCGAACCGGTAGATACCGTGCCCTTGGCACAACGGTACTTCCTGTTCTAA
- the ureE gene encoding urease accessory protein UreE yields MIIDKIIGNTGAMSLEGRTTDPLLLEWYETTKRIQRKHTQGGMEIAIRFLKEGQRLRIGDVLYMDDSRAVVIDIIPSDAIVVTPRSLLEMGSVCYEIGNKHLPVFIQDDQVLLPFEEPIYRWLLAAGYQTEKAHTKLTNLLNANVQPHSHGNGGGSSLFSKIMGLAAKER; encoded by the coding sequence ATGATCATTGATAAAATCATCGGCAATACCGGCGCTATGTCACTGGAAGGACGTACCACAGACCCTTTGCTGCTGGAGTGGTATGAAACCACCAAACGCATTCAGCGCAAACATACGCAGGGGGGTATGGAGATAGCCATCCGCTTCCTGAAAGAAGGACAGCGCCTGCGCATCGGCGATGTCCTTTATATGGACGACAGCAGGGCGGTAGTGATAGATATTATTCCCAGCGATGCGATCGTGGTCACCCCACGGTCGCTGCTGGAAATGGGCAGCGTATGTTATGAGATCGGCAACAAACACCTGCCTGTCTTCATCCAGGACGACCAGGTGCTGTTGCCCTTTGAAGAGCCAATCTACCGCTGGTTGCTGGCCGCCGGGTATCAAACGGAAAAAGCACATACCAAACTGACCAACCTGTTGAACGCAAACGTGCAACCACATTCGCATGGCAACGGCGGCGGCAGTTCTCTCTTCTCAAAAATTATGGGCCTTGCAGCAAAAGAACGATAA